The Drosophila biarmipes strain raj3 chromosome 2L, RU_DBia_V1.1, whole genome shotgun sequence genome has a window encoding:
- the LOC108034172 gene encoding uncharacterized protein LOC108034172 isoform X2 yields MHFVTQQRAQQQHHKSSASSSSSSLASSSSCSGSGSGSGSGSGSGSRFVTLRKSSSQGALPKSLSTAHSFFHRPSSSQGKHKRTASLNAPPMIKDSDLTNPTTSSVTITATTAESSSSSNANMIPETTQPDQLQSQSQTQTQTQLQSQSQAQEHPEANPQQQSQPEEEAKQADAAGSNGGDRRDSITEEITITSTTNSSLSTKLLTIQEAAGSLEQSSVSISTSSNQNASTTAGGSPPTASAAPGANESNGSSNLSLNQATTSTSPGSSSGAAAPGATPSITIVSSDSARDQPAQQSQSLESNGFTAPGDSPSSRKSSTSSKGKASQAKLSTSSSGRDEDISHHRLSDLTQHELSLLRVDREQQLTSSSSTSNEKPAKPSRLSERAKKKSWYNVIYPNYKSRAEDFKKLFKDVPNDERLIVDYSCALQRDILVQGRLYVSQNYVCFHANIFSWETYLSIKWKDVTAITKEKTALVIPNAISISSGKDKYFFATFTSRDKSFLMLFRVWQNTLMNKPFSAQEIWKHVHTCYGEELGLTTDDEDYIDPTLDNDNETDFDFHTAIDDDSQSQRQSQQSNQSNQSNPQLPQSGNSSASSGGGVRASAPRKSKTKYFFNSSKSSANASASGSDNNKTRESSRKLNKKMKQNAKELTLSSVKPTELSVSVTMNAPSASSSSTAGSTTASSSTIANHTGSGSGSGSISGSNTAAPSGSGSDKKAAEKKVSTASNSSAVAAAASLATAGPPVTESKVEIKRKMGKNHRSQREEGKNAAESVPTDVSDSSDSEENNLPFVPTTECTSTHEGRQIVHTILPINVDTLFNLLFSKSKFITDFHAMRKSTDLMLGEWTKNEEGLQVRTVNVTVQLAASVGPKTSKVTEYQTQRECSKPGELYSIDVNSVNAGIPYADSFSVLIHFCLARTVDDHTMLSIHTQIKYKKSIWGVVKGFIEKNTWAGLEDFFGAQLHALQSETCIPPAKGKGRRPRRGMNQQSATSTTSTTSTNTTATTGVILSATSTDNDSIQESRHRHPHPQQQQQNEHHQHQHLHMHHHHHHHHGSHGSQHHHHDPRHSHHHHHHQPPPPLPHHHQPPHWHHRKAILQSSRGTATQIRPLEEAVGPAPTGDPLEAQMLATGGVPTAAVGAASGHPLLLEGGKQQQLHHQQQMHHHHLQPHKQQHHHQHQQQQQLHLGGGDGQPVAATGHLGSQGHRLRHKGLWLLVILLLCLMLALNVILLLKLWKLEERIDVDLSRRARLPSLAALSDLPSTNQEWLELLRDQEMAHENELHKWQQVLQTAIELLKKVSIVCEKIYNDGQLRQSIEAMSMAVHTEF; encoded by the exons GATTAAAGATAGTGATTTAACCAACCCAACAACATCAAGTGTAACCATAACCGCTACGACTGCCGAAAGCTCGAGCAGTAGTAATGCCAACATGATACCCGAGACCACCCAGCCCGATCAGCTCCAGTCACAGTCACAGACACAGACCCAAACCCAGCTCCAGTCCCAGTCGCAGGCGCAGGAGCATCCCGAGGCCAATCCCCAGCAGCAATCgcagccggaggaggaggcgaAGCAGGCGGACGCGGCTGGTAGCAATGGTGGCGACAG GCGCGATTCGATCACCGAGGAGATCACCATAACGAGCACCACAAACAGTAGCTTGAGCACCAAACTCCTGACCATTCAGGAAGCTGCCGGCAGCCTCGAGCAGAGCAGCGTCTCCATATCGACGTCCTCCAACCAGAACGCTTCCACAACAGCCGGCGGATCGCCGCCGACAGCGAGTGCAGCCCCAGGTGCCAATGAGtccaacggcagcagcaacctCAGCTTGAACCAGGCCACCACTTCCACGAGTCCTGGCTCCAGTTCAGGTGCCGCTGCGCCGGGAGCCACGCCCAGCATCACCATCGTGTCCAGCGATTCGGCTCGGGATCAGCCAGCTCAGCAGTCGCAGAGCCTCGAATCGAACGGATTCACTGCTCCGGGGGACAGTCCCTCCAGCCGGAAGAGCTCCACCAGCTCCAAGGGCAAGGCCAGCCAGGCGAAGCTATCCACATCCAGCAGCGGTCGCGATGAG GACATCTCGCACCACCGCCTGAGCGATCTCACCCAGCACGAGCTGAGCCTGCTGCGCGTCGACCGGGAGCAGCAGTTGACCTCCAGCAGCTCCACCTCCAACGAGAAGCCTGCGAAGCCGTCGAGGCTCTCGGAGCGGGCCAAGAAGAAGTCCTGGTACAACGTCATCTATCCCAACTACAAGTCGCGGGCCGAGGACTTCAAGAAGCTCTTCAAGGACGTGCCCAACGATGAGCGCCTGATTGTGG ACTACTCGTGTGCCCTGCAGCGCGACATTCTCGTCCAGGGGCGACTGTATGTGTCGCAGAACTACGTCTGCTTCCACGCGAACATCTTCAGCTGGGAGACCTATCTGAGCATCAAGTGGAAGGATGTGACGGCCATCACCAAGGAGAAGACGGCCCTGGTGATACCCAATGCCATATCGATATCCAGCGGCAAGGACAAGTACTTCTTTGCCACGTTCACCTCGCGCGACAAGAGCTTCTTGATGCTCTTCCGCGTCTGGCAGAACACGCTGATGAATAAGCCCTTTTCGGCGCAGGAGATCTGGAAGCATGTGCACACCTGCTACGGCGAGGAGCTGGGCCTGACCACCGACGACGAGGACTACATCGATCCCACGCTGGACAACGACAACGAGACGGACTTCGACTTCCACACGGCCATCGATGACGATAGCCAGTCGCAGCGCCAGTCACAGCAGTCGAATCAATCCAACCAGTCGAATCCCCAGCTGCCCCAGAGCGGCAACAGCAGcgccagcagcggcggcggtgTCCGGGCCTCAGCCCCCCGCAAGTCCAAGACGAAATACTTCTTCAACTCCTCCAAATCCTCGGCCAACGCCTCGGCCAGCGGCTCGGATAACAATAAGACCAGGGAGAGCTCTCGCAAACTGAACAAGAAGATGAAGCAGAATGCCAAAGAGCTGACCCTCAGCTCCGTCAAGCCAACGGAGCTCTCGGTGAGCGTCACCATGAACGCTCccagcgccagcagcagcagcactgcCGGCTCCACCAcagcctcctcctccaccatTGCCAACCACACGGGCTCTGGCTCAGGATCGGGATCTATTTCGGGCTCAAACACAGCTGCGCCcagcggcagtggcagcgACAAGAAAGCTGCAGAGAAGAAGGTCAGCACGGCCTCTAACTCCTCCGCCGTAGCAGCTGCTGCATCCCTGGCCACTGCCGGGCCACCAGTCACGGAGTCCAAGGTGGAAATAAAACGGAAGATGGGAAAGAACCATCGAAGCCAGCGGGAAGAGGGCAAAAATGCTGCCGAGAGTGTGCCCACAGATGTTTCCGATTCGTCTGACTCCGAGGAGAACAATTTGCC ATTTGTGCCCACCACGGAGTGCACCTCGACGCACGAGGGCCGCCAGATCGTCCACACCATTCTGCCCATCAATGTGGACACCCTGTTCAATCTGCTGTTCAGCAAGTCGAAGTTCATAACCGACTTCCATGCCATGCGCAAGTCAACGGACCTTATGTTGGGCGAGTGGACCAAGAACGAGGAGGGTCTGCAAGTGCGCACCGTGAACGTCACCGTTCAATTGGCCGCCTCTGTGGGTCCCAAGACCTCAAAG GTAACCGAGTACCAGACGCAGCGGGAGTGCAGCAAGCCGGGCGAACTGTATTCCATAGACGTAAATAGTGTAAATGCAGGCATTCCATACGCGGACAGTTTCAGTGTGCTCATACACTTCTGCCTGGCCAG AACTGTCGATGATCACACTATGCTGTCGATTCACACCCAGATCAAGTACAAAAAGTCGATCTGGGGCGTTGTAAAGGGCTTCATCGAGAAGAACACGTGGGCGGGACTGGAGGACTTCTTCGGAGCCCAGTTGCATGCGCTCCAGAGCGAGACCTGCATTCCACCTGCGAAGGGAAAGGGTCGCAGGCCCCGGAGAG GCATGAATCAGCAATCCGCCACCTCGACCACCTCAACCACATCGACCAACACCACTGCCACCACAGGTGTCATCCTCTCAGCGACCAGTACGGACAATGACAGCATCCAAGAGTCGCGCCATCGTCATCCCcatccgcagcagcagcagcagaacgaGCATCACCAGCATCAGCACCTGCACATgcaccatcaccaccaccatcaccacGGTAGCCATGGTAGCCAGCATCATCACCACGATCCCAGGCACTCccaccaccatcatcatcaccagCCTCCGCCTCCGCTCCCCCATCATCACCAGCCTCCCCATTGGCATCACCGTAAGGCTATACTTCAGTCCAGCAGAG GTACCGCCACCCAGATTCGTCCACTGGAGGAGGCAGTCGGTCCGGCCCCGACCGGTGATCCCCTGGAGGCGCAAATGCTGGCCACGGGAGGCGTTCCAACGGCGGCAGTCGGCGCCGCCTCGGGTCATCCGCTGCTGCTCGAGGGGggcaagcagcagcagctccaccaccagcagcagatgcaccaccaccacctgcAGCCGCacaagcagcagcaccaccaccagcaccaacagcagcagcagttgcaccTGGGCGGCGGCGACGGCCAGCCTGTGGCGGCGACGGGTCACCTCGGGTCACAGGGTCACAGACTCAGACACAAGGGCTTGTGGTTGTTGGTTATACTGTTGCTGTGCTTGATGCTGGCATTAAATGTGATATTATTACTTAAGCTCTGGAAGCTGGAGGAACGCATCGATGTGGATCTCAGTCGGCGGGCCCGCCTGCCCAGCTTGGCGGCCCTGAG TGACCTACCGAGCACCAACCAGGAGTGGCTGGAGCTGCTGCGCGACCAGGAGATGGCGCACGAGAACGAGCTGCACAAGTGGCAGCAGGTGCTCCAGACCGCCATCGAGCTGCTGAAAAAGGTGAGCATTGTCTGCGAAAAGATCTACAACGATGGCCAGCTGCGTCAGAGCATTGAGGCGATGTCGATGGCGGTGCACACTGAATTCTAA
- the LOC108034172 gene encoding uncharacterized protein LOC108034172 isoform X3 — translation MHFVTQQRAQQQHHKSSASSSSSSLASSSSCSGSGSGSGSGSGSGSRFVTLRKSSSQGALPKSLSTAHSFFHRPSSSQGKHKRTASLNAPPMIKDSDLTNPTTSSVTITATTAESSSSSNANMIPETTQPDQLQSQSQTQTQTQLQSQSQAQEHPEANPQQQSQPEEEAKQADAAGSNGGDRRDSITEEITITSTTNSSLSTKLLTIQEAAGSLEQSSVSISTSSNQNASTTAGGSPPTASAAPGANESNGSSNLSLNQATTSTSPGSSSGAAAPGATPSITIVSSDSARDQPAQQSQSLESNGFTAPGDSPSSRKSSTSSKGKASQAKLSTSSSGRDEQDISHHRLSDLTQHELSLLRVDREQQLTSSSSTSNEKPAKPSRLSERAKKKSWYNVIYPNYKSRAEDFKKLFKDVPNDERLIVDYSCALQRDILVQGRLYVSQNYVCFHANIFSWETYLSIKWKDVTAITKEKTALVIPNAISISSGKDKYFFATFTSRDKSFLMLFRVWQNTLMNKPFSAQEIWKHVHTCYGEELGLTTDDEDYIDPTLDNDNETDFDFHTAIDDDSQSQRQSQQSNQSNQSNPQLPQSGNSSASSGGGVRASAPRKSKTKYFFNSSKSSANASASGSDNNKTRESSRKLNKKMKQNAKELTLSSVKPTELSVSVTMNAPSASSSSTAGSTTASSSTIANHTGSGSGSGSISGSNTAAPSGSGSDKKAAEKKVSTASNSSAVAAAASLATAGPPVTESKVEIKRKMGKNHRSQREEGKNAAESVPTDVSDSSDSEENNLPFVPTTECTSTHEGRQIVHTILPINVDTLFNLLFSKSKFITDFHAMRKSTDLMLGEWTKNEEGLQVRTVNVTVQLAASVGPKTSKVTEYQTQRECSKPGELYSIDVNSVNAGIPYADSFSVLIHFCLARTVDDHTMLSIHTQIKYKKSIWGVVKGFIEKNTWAGLEDFFGAQLHALQSETCIPPAKGKGRRPRRGMNQQSATSTTSTTSTNTTATTGVILSATSTDNDSIQESRHRHPHPQQQQQNEHHQHQHLHMHHHHHHHHGSHGSQHHHHDPRHSHHHHHHQPPPPLPHHHQPPHWHHRKAILQSSRGTATQIRPLEEAVGPAPTGDPLEAQMLATGGVPTAAVGAASGHPLLLEGGKQQQLHHQQQMHHHHLQPHKQQHHHQHQQQQQLHLGGGDGQPVAATGHLGSQGHRLRHKGLWLLVILLLCLMLALNVILLLKLWKLEERIDVDLSRRARLPSLAALSDLPSTNQEWLELLRDQEMAHENELHKWQQVLQTAIELLKKSKLQASTFCIENHFGLSRSKQNLNV, via the exons GATTAAAGATAGTGATTTAACCAACCCAACAACATCAAGTGTAACCATAACCGCTACGACTGCCGAAAGCTCGAGCAGTAGTAATGCCAACATGATACCCGAGACCACCCAGCCCGATCAGCTCCAGTCACAGTCACAGACACAGACCCAAACCCAGCTCCAGTCCCAGTCGCAGGCGCAGGAGCATCCCGAGGCCAATCCCCAGCAGCAATCgcagccggaggaggaggcgaAGCAGGCGGACGCGGCTGGTAGCAATGGTGGCGACAG GCGCGATTCGATCACCGAGGAGATCACCATAACGAGCACCACAAACAGTAGCTTGAGCACCAAACTCCTGACCATTCAGGAAGCTGCCGGCAGCCTCGAGCAGAGCAGCGTCTCCATATCGACGTCCTCCAACCAGAACGCTTCCACAACAGCCGGCGGATCGCCGCCGACAGCGAGTGCAGCCCCAGGTGCCAATGAGtccaacggcagcagcaacctCAGCTTGAACCAGGCCACCACTTCCACGAGTCCTGGCTCCAGTTCAGGTGCCGCTGCGCCGGGAGCCACGCCCAGCATCACCATCGTGTCCAGCGATTCGGCTCGGGATCAGCCAGCTCAGCAGTCGCAGAGCCTCGAATCGAACGGATTCACTGCTCCGGGGGACAGTCCCTCCAGCCGGAAGAGCTCCACCAGCTCCAAGGGCAAGGCCAGCCAGGCGAAGCTATCCACATCCAGCAGCGGTCGCGATGAG CAGGACATCTCGCACCACCGCCTGAGCGATCTCACCCAGCACGAGCTGAGCCTGCTGCGCGTCGACCGGGAGCAGCAGTTGACCTCCAGCAGCTCCACCTCCAACGAGAAGCCTGCGAAGCCGTCGAGGCTCTCGGAGCGGGCCAAGAAGAAGTCCTGGTACAACGTCATCTATCCCAACTACAAGTCGCGGGCCGAGGACTTCAAGAAGCTCTTCAAGGACGTGCCCAACGATGAGCGCCTGATTGTGG ACTACTCGTGTGCCCTGCAGCGCGACATTCTCGTCCAGGGGCGACTGTATGTGTCGCAGAACTACGTCTGCTTCCACGCGAACATCTTCAGCTGGGAGACCTATCTGAGCATCAAGTGGAAGGATGTGACGGCCATCACCAAGGAGAAGACGGCCCTGGTGATACCCAATGCCATATCGATATCCAGCGGCAAGGACAAGTACTTCTTTGCCACGTTCACCTCGCGCGACAAGAGCTTCTTGATGCTCTTCCGCGTCTGGCAGAACACGCTGATGAATAAGCCCTTTTCGGCGCAGGAGATCTGGAAGCATGTGCACACCTGCTACGGCGAGGAGCTGGGCCTGACCACCGACGACGAGGACTACATCGATCCCACGCTGGACAACGACAACGAGACGGACTTCGACTTCCACACGGCCATCGATGACGATAGCCAGTCGCAGCGCCAGTCACAGCAGTCGAATCAATCCAACCAGTCGAATCCCCAGCTGCCCCAGAGCGGCAACAGCAGcgccagcagcggcggcggtgTCCGGGCCTCAGCCCCCCGCAAGTCCAAGACGAAATACTTCTTCAACTCCTCCAAATCCTCGGCCAACGCCTCGGCCAGCGGCTCGGATAACAATAAGACCAGGGAGAGCTCTCGCAAACTGAACAAGAAGATGAAGCAGAATGCCAAAGAGCTGACCCTCAGCTCCGTCAAGCCAACGGAGCTCTCGGTGAGCGTCACCATGAACGCTCccagcgccagcagcagcagcactgcCGGCTCCACCAcagcctcctcctccaccatTGCCAACCACACGGGCTCTGGCTCAGGATCGGGATCTATTTCGGGCTCAAACACAGCTGCGCCcagcggcagtggcagcgACAAGAAAGCTGCAGAGAAGAAGGTCAGCACGGCCTCTAACTCCTCCGCCGTAGCAGCTGCTGCATCCCTGGCCACTGCCGGGCCACCAGTCACGGAGTCCAAGGTGGAAATAAAACGGAAGATGGGAAAGAACCATCGAAGCCAGCGGGAAGAGGGCAAAAATGCTGCCGAGAGTGTGCCCACAGATGTTTCCGATTCGTCTGACTCCGAGGAGAACAATTTGCC ATTTGTGCCCACCACGGAGTGCACCTCGACGCACGAGGGCCGCCAGATCGTCCACACCATTCTGCCCATCAATGTGGACACCCTGTTCAATCTGCTGTTCAGCAAGTCGAAGTTCATAACCGACTTCCATGCCATGCGCAAGTCAACGGACCTTATGTTGGGCGAGTGGACCAAGAACGAGGAGGGTCTGCAAGTGCGCACCGTGAACGTCACCGTTCAATTGGCCGCCTCTGTGGGTCCCAAGACCTCAAAG GTAACCGAGTACCAGACGCAGCGGGAGTGCAGCAAGCCGGGCGAACTGTATTCCATAGACGTAAATAGTGTAAATGCAGGCATTCCATACGCGGACAGTTTCAGTGTGCTCATACACTTCTGCCTGGCCAG AACTGTCGATGATCACACTATGCTGTCGATTCACACCCAGATCAAGTACAAAAAGTCGATCTGGGGCGTTGTAAAGGGCTTCATCGAGAAGAACACGTGGGCGGGACTGGAGGACTTCTTCGGAGCCCAGTTGCATGCGCTCCAGAGCGAGACCTGCATTCCACCTGCGAAGGGAAAGGGTCGCAGGCCCCGGAGAG GCATGAATCAGCAATCCGCCACCTCGACCACCTCAACCACATCGACCAACACCACTGCCACCACAGGTGTCATCCTCTCAGCGACCAGTACGGACAATGACAGCATCCAAGAGTCGCGCCATCGTCATCCCcatccgcagcagcagcagcagaacgaGCATCACCAGCATCAGCACCTGCACATgcaccatcaccaccaccatcaccacGGTAGCCATGGTAGCCAGCATCATCACCACGATCCCAGGCACTCccaccaccatcatcatcaccagCCTCCGCCTCCGCTCCCCCATCATCACCAGCCTCCCCATTGGCATCACCGTAAGGCTATACTTCAGTCCAGCAGAG GTACCGCCACCCAGATTCGTCCACTGGAGGAGGCAGTCGGTCCGGCCCCGACCGGTGATCCCCTGGAGGCGCAAATGCTGGCCACGGGAGGCGTTCCAACGGCGGCAGTCGGCGCCGCCTCGGGTCATCCGCTGCTGCTCGAGGGGggcaagcagcagcagctccaccaccagcagcagatgcaccaccaccacctgcAGCCGCacaagcagcagcaccaccaccagcaccaacagcagcagcagttgcaccTGGGCGGCGGCGACGGCCAGCCTGTGGCGGCGACGGGTCACCTCGGGTCACAGGGTCACAGACTCAGACACAAGGGCTTGTGGTTGTTGGTTATACTGTTGCTGTGCTTGATGCTGGCATTAAATGTGATATTATTACTTAAGCTCTGGAAGCTGGAGGAACGCATCGATGTGGATCTCAGTCGGCGGGCCCGCCTGCCCAGCTTGGCGGCCCTGAG TGACCTACCGAGCACCAACCAGGAGTGGCTGGAGCTGCTGCGCGACCAGGAGATGGCGCACGAGAACGAGCTGCACAAGTGGCAGCAGGTGCTCCAGACCGCCATCGAGCTGCTGAAAAAG AGCAAACTCCAGGCCAGCACATTTTGTATTGAAAATCATTTCGGTCTATCAagaagcaaacaaaatttaaatgtttag